The following proteins are co-located in the Fibrobacter sp. genome:
- the folE gene encoding GTP cyclohydrolase I FolE — translation MNLKMMEDGFKMILEGMGEDVNREGLLETPKRVAKMYAEVMSSLSGEQKAEDILKTRFHEKYDEMIVVPNIPFASMCEHHFLPFTGKAHVAYIPGDCVVGLSKIPRVVEFYARFPQIQERMTRQIAELIQKELKPKGVAVLLEASHMCMTMRGIKKPGATMVTTQLLGCFKTDEKTRAEFLASINDRLR, via the coding sequence ATGAATTTAAAGATGATGGAAGATGGCTTCAAGATGATTCTTGAAGGAATGGGCGAGGATGTGAACCGCGAAGGTTTGCTGGAAACTCCCAAGCGTGTTGCCAAGATGTATGCTGAGGTCATGAGCAGCCTTTCTGGCGAACAGAAGGCCGAGGACATTCTCAAGACCCGTTTCCACGAGAAGTACGACGAGATGATCGTTGTGCCCAACATTCCTTTTGCCAGCATGTGCGAACATCATTTTCTGCCGTTCACCGGCAAGGCCCACGTGGCCTACATTCCCGGTGACTGCGTGGTGGGCCTTTCCAAGATTCCCCGCGTGGTGGAATTCTATGCCCGCTTCCCGCAAATCCAGGAACGCATGACCCGTCAGATTGCGGAACTGATCCAGAAGGAACTGAAGCCCAAGGGCGTTGCAGTGCTGCTGGAAGCAAGCCACATGTGCATGACCATGCGCGGCATCAAGAAGCCGGGGGCAACCATGGTCACGACCCAGCTGCTGGGCTGCTTCAAGACCGACGAAAAGACTCGCGCCGAATTCCTGGCAAGTATCAACGACCGTCTTCGCTAA
- the argA gene encoding amino-acid N-acetyltransferase — protein MNPNDFTSQHFEVAGFIREVFGYMERFKGQLFVLKIEDDLMSHPLFPVLMRDIGLLHKSGIKIIIVPGTRNSIDAQLKAWGLESKFHNGVRLTCEEALPHVEQASLGAAQHIMSHLTASGLRGIQGNWILARSMGVVNGVDYMRTGRIERVQKDILEQLLDENFVPIIPPIGWNKIGHAYNISSTELATELCKYMKVGKLFFIGNQDGIKLEGLVTGKNTKYLEPTDNGLISAMDVDQAQELLELNSDTLNFAQMDYLMNAIHACKAGANRVHLLSGEFQGSLLQEVFSARGDGTMVYANQYSSIRPANMEDIPDILRIMQDYIDQGFLVPRTQESISEKLKDYVVYNIDNSIHGCGALHEFEDGMAEIAGIAVGANYRKSGIGDAIVRHLIEVGRMKGYKKLFLLTTQALDWFYHFGFVDGTIEQLPKTKREHYNYSRKSRILMLPLEK, from the coding sequence ATGAACCCAAATGATTTTACATCCCAGCATTTTGAAGTAGCAGGTTTCATTCGCGAAGTGTTCGGCTATATGGAACGCTTCAAGGGTCAGCTGTTTGTCTTGAAGATCGAAGATGACCTCATGAGCCATCCGCTGTTTCCTGTGCTCATGCGAGATATCGGGCTTTTGCACAAGTCCGGGATTAAGATCATTATCGTGCCCGGCACCCGCAATTCCATCGATGCCCAGCTGAAGGCTTGGGGTCTGGAATCCAAGTTCCATAACGGCGTACGTCTTACTTGCGAAGAGGCCCTGCCCCATGTGGAACAGGCATCTCTTGGCGCTGCCCAGCACATCATGAGCCACCTGACCGCTAGCGGACTCCGTGGTATTCAGGGCAACTGGATTTTGGCCCGCAGCATGGGTGTGGTAAACGGTGTGGACTATATGCGCACCGGCCGCATCGAACGTGTCCAGAAGGATATCCTGGAACAGCTGCTGGACGAGAATTTCGTGCCTATCATTCCGCCTATCGGCTGGAACAAGATCGGTCACGCCTACAACATCAGCTCCACGGAACTGGCCACTGAACTTTGCAAGTACATGAAGGTGGGCAAGCTGTTCTTCATCGGTAACCAGGACGGTATCAAGCTGGAAGGCCTGGTAACTGGCAAGAACACCAAGTATCTGGAGCCTACCGACAACGGCCTGATTTCTGCTATGGATGTGGACCAGGCCCAGGAACTTCTGGAACTGAATTCCGATACGTTGAACTTTGCCCAGATGGACTACCTGATGAACGCCATTCACGCCTGCAAGGCCGGCGCCAACCGTGTGCACTTGCTTAGCGGTGAATTCCAGGGCAGCTTGCTTCAGGAAGTGTTCTCCGCCCGCGGTGACGGTACCATGGTGTACGCCAACCAGTACTCCAGTATCAGGCCCGCCAACATGGAAGACATTCCCGATATCCTGCGCATCATGCAGGACTACATCGACCAGGGCTTCCTTGTGCCGCGAACCCAGGAAAGCATTTCCGAAAAGCTCAAGGACTACGTGGTGTACAACATCGATAACAGCATTCACGGCTGCGGCGCCCTTCACGAATTCGAGGACGGCATGGCAGAAATTGCAGGTATCGCTGTGGGCGCCAACTACCGCAAGTCCGGCATCGGCGACGCCATCGTCCGCCACTTGATCGAGGTGGGCCGCATGAAGGGCTACAAGAAGCTGTTCCTGTTGACCACCCAGGCGCTGGACTGGTTCTACCACTTCGGCTTTGTGGACGGCACCATCGAGCAGTTGCCCAAGACCAAGCGTGAACATTACAACTACAGCAGAAAGTCCCGTATCTTGATGCTTCCGCTGGAGAAATAG
- a CDS encoding FKBP-type peptidyl-prolyl cis-trans isomerase, whose amino-acid sequence MNITRCSAFFALCGALVACGGSQKPAVEPSAAPAPAATEAAAPAVAETPAAAPVTQKADLNDPANRYSYALGMDLGKAIANISVPLNMVVLMDAIKDQVDTSRAVLMDDSTAEAALQDLLLQMQQKKEADEKAASQKALDDQKAFLEKNAADSTVKATPKGVQYQYIKQGEGITPKASDKVQVHYVGSLLDGTEFDNSVKRGEPLEFPVSAVIEGWQDLLMVLKEGDKVKAWIPSALAYGEEGVPPLIPANSMLVFEVELLKVFAEVPPEAADGTAPAAEQPAAQPAAPAAEAKPAEAPKADAQKPAEKPAGKK is encoded by the coding sequence ATGAATATCACTCGTTGTTCCGCCTTTTTTGCTCTTTGTGGCGCTCTGGTAGCCTGTGGTGGCTCCCAGAAGCCCGCTGTAGAACCCAGTGCTGCTCCGGCTCCCGCTGCTACAGAGGCCGCTGCTCCTGCCGTCGCTGAAACTCCGGCTGCAGCCCCCGTAACCCAGAAGGCAGACTTGAACGACCCCGCCAACCGTTACAGCTATGCTCTCGGTATGGACCTGGGTAAGGCTATCGCCAACATCAGCGTTCCCCTGAACATGGTAGTGCTCATGGACGCCATCAAGGACCAGGTGGATACAAGCCGCGCAGTCCTTATGGATGATTCCACTGCCGAGGCTGCTCTCCAGGATCTGCTCCTCCAGATGCAGCAGAAGAAGGAAGCCGATGAAAAGGCCGCTTCTCAGAAGGCACTTGACGACCAGAAGGCTTTCCTCGAAAAGAACGCCGCCGACTCTACTGTCAAGGCAACCCCGAAGGGTGTTCAGTACCAGTACATCAAGCAGGGCGAAGGCATCACTCCCAAGGCATCCGACAAGGTGCAGGTCCACTACGTTGGTTCCCTGCTGGACGGTACCGAATTCGACAACAGCGTCAAGCGCGGTGAACCGCTGGAATTCCCGGTAAGCGCCGTGATCGAAGGCTGGCAGGACCTGCTCATGGTCCTCAAGGAAGGCGACAAGGTCAAGGCCTGGATCCCCAGCGCTCTCGCCTATGGCGAAGAAGGCGTGCCGCCGCTGATTCCTGCAAACTCCATGCTGGTGTTCGAAGTGGAACTGCTGAAGGTCTTTGCCGAAGTTCCGCCCGAAGCCGCTGACGGTACTGCCCCGGCTGCAGAACAGCCCGCCGCACAGCCTGCTGCGCCCGCCGCCGAAGCCAAGCCGGCAGAAGCCCCCAAGGCCGATGCCCAGAAGCCTGCTGAAAAGCCCGCCGGCAAGAAGTAG